The DNA region TGGAAGGCCTTTATGGCCCAGGCCGAGCTCGACCAGCGCATCAAGGTCATCAATGCCGTCTACAGCCGCGCCGAGATCCTGGGACTGTTCAACTGCTGCGACGCTGTGGTCTCGCTGCACCGCTCCGAAGGGTTTGGCCGCACCTTGGCCGAAGCCATGCTGCTGGGCAAACCTGTGGTCGCCAGCAACTATTCCGGCAACGTGGACTTCACCACGCCGGAGACCGCCTTCATGGTTGAGGGACGCACCGTCCCTGTGGAGCCGTGGGAATATCACTTCTGGCAGGACCAGGTCTGGTTCGACCCGGACATGGGTCATGCCGCCGAGCAGATGCGGGCCTGTGTGGATCAACCGGCCCTGGCCGCGCGACTGGCAGAGGCCGGCAAGCGTACGATACAGGATATGTACAATCCGCTGACCGTGGGTCGCAACTATCAACGGCGACTCGCAGAGCTCGGGCTCATCTGAAGCGGCATTGCTCTCTGGAGGCAGCATGCATCCGGCCATCGTTGTAGCGACGCACAACCGTCCCCGCTCGCTCATGCGAGTGCTCTCCTCGCTCAAACGCGGTATCGGCTTGGACGACGTCACGCTGATCATCAGCATTGATCCCGATGGCGCGGACGTCGTCTTGGCAACGGCCGAGGCATTCTCCTGGGAGTTCGGCCCCAAGCGGATCATCGCCCACTCCGACCATCTGGGCTTACGTCGCCACCTGCTCTCGTGCGGCGATCTGTCTCAGGAATACGGCGCTGTCATCGTCATAGAGGACGATCTTTTCGTCTCGCCCTGGTTCTACGAGTATGCTTCGCAGGCATTGGGTCTTTACGGGGCTGATGCACGCATCAGCGGCGTATCGCTCTACGCCCCGCTTTTCAACGAAACGGCTGAGCTGGGGTTCACGCCGCTGAACGCCCCATATGACGGGTACTTCATGCAACTGCCCTCGTCCTGGGGGCAGGCGTTCACGGCCGCTCAATGGAAGGCGTTCAAGACCTGGCTGGCCGCCCAGGAAGGAGAGCCCGACATTCCCGTGCCCTGGAACGTGGAGGGTTGGTCGCAACATTCGTGGAAGAAGCTACTGCTGATGTATATGCTCGCTGCCGACACGTACTACGCCTACCCCTACCTGGGATTGTCCACAAACTTTTCAACCCCGGGCTCGCACCACTTCATCGCCTCGACACACCTCCAGACACCTCTGCGGATGCATGGGGGATTCTCCCTGCCAACGCTCGACGAGAGCCCAGCAGTCTACGATGTCTTCGGAGAACTCCTGCCAGAACGCATGACGCGCCTTGCCCCCTGGCTGGAGGACTATGATTTTGAGGTGGATCTGTACGGAAAAAAGTTTCTGAACCGCGTCAACAGCAAGTTCCTGCTCACCGCCAAGCCGGGCGTAGCTCCTGTGCGCACCTTTGGCCGCTCGCTCAAGCCCCATGAGCTCAACATAGCCTTCGATAGCGAAGGAGACACCTTCCGTCTCGTGCGGACCAACGAGTGTTCAGAACACCTTGTCTGGCCCAACAAGGATAGCCTGAGCTACTACTTCAACGTCTGGCGGCGCTGCATGGACCACCAGTACGTAGCCCTCAAGAGCGACCTGCCTGTGGACTATTTCGAACGATTGCTCCCGGCCGGAAAGTCCAGGTCGTAATCGAAATTACAGAATGCTTTTGTAGAAGGCGTGGAGCTCTGCCGCGGTCTTTCGCCAGTTGAAATGCTTTTCGGCAAAGGCGAGGGCGTTCTTCCCCAGTGTGGCGGCCAACTCCTCGTTCTCCGTGAGCAGCACGACCTTTTCGACGATCTCGTCCGGGTCTCCGCGCTCCATGAGCAGAGCGTCCACGCCATCGCGGATCATCCCTCCCAGGTTTGTGCGGCCCATGACGACAGGCTTGCCTGCGTAAAAGAACTCGGGGAGCTTGGAAGGAAAACGATAATCATTGAAGTGACCTGGCGCGCCGGGTTGCACCAGGACATCCGCCATGCCAAGATACTGTGGAATCTCTTCGCGTGGACGAAACCCAAGAGAGATCACGTGCTCGTTGAGCTCGGGTCCGATTCCCAGATCGCAAAAATCCACGCCAGTCCTTAGTAATCTGAACGAGTGCCCCTTTTGATTGAGCAAGGCCACAGCCTTGTACAAGGAGAGCACGTCCTCTTTGTTCGGTTCGCTGACGGCGCCCGGATAAAAGATGACGCGCTCGCCCTCCCCTATTCCCAGGTCCCGCCGCAGGTTCCGGTCACAACGCGCGTTCAGAAACATGGAGCTTTCGCACGAGGGCCAGAGCACCACAGAAGGCACATGGTCCGGCTTGAAATCATTCAGGGTCTCGATAATGACCGAAAGACCGGCCGCGCCCTCCAGAAAGGACTGGAAATAGTGCGGATGCGTGCACGGCAACTCCCCTGGGGCGGGCATCAAGGCATCCACTTCTTCCCTGGGCATAGCAAGGGCCTGCTCCATGCTCACGCCAAGAACGAACTCCAGGACTGAGAGCTCGTTGTCCTCAAGGTGTATCATGTAGCGGCAGCCAAGCTTTTCACACAGGGCGAGCGTGCACTGGCGAACATTTTCTCGCGGTGTCCAGGCATGCACCAAGGTGTTTTTCGGATCCTGGACCGTGAAGTCCGGCGCCAGGATCTCCTCATGAGTCATGCAAGAGAACAGAGGTTTGCCAATGTTGTGAACGAGTTCCACATTTTCTGTGACGCAAACAGTGCAGTCCACGCCGATCTTACATAGCTCATTGGCTATATTAAAGATATGGATGGCACTTTGCACCTTGAAATCGTAATAGCTTACGAAGATGATCTGCACTAATGGTCCTGGTCAAGATTGAAGCTTTGCACTAGACATTGAAGTGCGTAAAGTTCTTGGCTTGGTAGATATTGTCATGGATAAGATGAACTACACCATGGTATTAATTTTCGAAGAATTCGCAGCTTCTCTTTGACACATCTATTTGTATAGATTATTTAAGTAACGATCAATATATGATTCTGCCGCCCATATGCTATTATCCAAGGCGGACTCAACAATCTAACTAGGCTTTGAGCTTCTCTTCGCAGGGTGGGGATTGCCTTGGGTGACTTAACCTAGCCTTTACAAAAAAACGACTACTCGTTAAATATTATTCTTGTAGTTGAAAGAAGGTCCACCCTGCTCACACAAGATCTCGGCTGCACTTTTGACTGAGAAAAATCGTCAGAAGCGTATGTTTTTCATCATGTCCCTGCGGCATACTTGAAACGGTGCTTCAATGTCCATCCTTCAATTTGATCTCACTCGTTACCTCAAAGGCAAATCCGATGCCCTGGGACCAGGAATAGCAACAGGGTTCGCCCTTTGCGTCGGCCTCAATATTCTGAGTTACCTGCTTTTCATCTGCCACTACTTCCTCACGAACCACGCTGGCCGGTTTCCCTGGATCTCGCCCAATGACCAACTATTCGCCGGGCGTTGGTTCGCCATATTCTTTTACAGCCTCACGGGCTTTGCCAACACTCCAGCCCTGCAGCAGATTATGGGCATCCTGCTGCACTGCCTAGCTGCGTTCTGTCTGGCTCTGCTCTGGCAGCGTCAGACAGAACGCCGATCCCAGATCCTAGTCGTCACCCTGGTGGCTACGCTCTACCCTGCGAATTTGGCAGCATTCTATTACACATGGCAGGTGGGTGTCTTCTTCGGCGCCATCTTGCTGGTCGTCCTGGGGCTTATGGTGGCTGATTCTTTTCGTTTTTTCCGCTTTGCCTTGGGCAGCCTGTGCAT from Oceanidesulfovibrio marinus includes:
- a CDS encoding glycosyl transferase family 2, translating into MHPAIVVATHNRPRSLMRVLSSLKRGIGLDDVTLIISIDPDGADVVLATAEAFSWEFGPKRIIAHSDHLGLRRHLLSCGDLSQEYGAVIVIEDDLFVSPWFYEYASQALGLYGADARISGVSLYAPLFNETAELGFTPLNAPYDGYFMQLPSSWGQAFTAAQWKAFKTWLAAQEGEPDIPVPWNVEGWSQHSWKKLLLMYMLAADTYYAYPYLGLSTNFSTPGSHHFIASTHLQTPLRMHGGFSLPTLDESPAVYDVFGELLPERMTRLAPWLEDYDFEVDLYGKKFLNRVNSKFLLTAKPGVAPVRTFGRSLKPHELNIAFDSEGDTFRLVRTNECSEHLVWPNKDSLSYYFNVWRRCMDHQYVALKSDLPVDYFERLLPAGKSRS
- a CDS encoding glycosyltransferase family 4 protein; this encodes MQIIFVSYYDFKVQSAIHIFNIANELCKIGVDCTVCVTENVELVHNIGKPLFSCMTHEEILAPDFTVQDPKNTLVHAWTPRENVRQCTLALCEKLGCRYMIHLEDNELSVLEFVLGVSMEQALAMPREEVDALMPAPGELPCTHPHYFQSFLEGAAGLSVIIETLNDFKPDHVPSVVLWPSCESSMFLNARCDRNLRRDLGIGEGERVIFYPGAVSEPNKEDVLSLYKAVALLNQKGHSFRLLRTGVDFCDLGIGPELNEHVISLGFRPREEIPQYLGMADVLVQPGAPGHFNDYRFPSKLPEFFYAGKPVVMGRTNLGGMIRDGVDALLMERGDPDEIVEKVVLLTENEELAATLGKNALAFAEKHFNWRKTAAELHAFYKSIL